In Mycoplasmopsis meleagridis, the genomic stretch ATTTTTTACATCAAACATATATGTCTATTTTATAGGTTAATAAGTTTAAAAATTAGAGAAAGTAGCAATATATCATTTAGGTAAAATATTTAAAGAATCAATTTGACTTATAATGATAAAAATTACTATTAAAATGACAAATAAAAAAATCAAATAATCTCTTCAATTTCAAACTAAATGACGATATTTAGTTCTTTTAGCATAAGGATCATATCCCCTTGTTTCCATAGCGTTAGCTAAATCCTCTGCTTTAGCAAAAGAAGTGACAAATAATGGAATTATCAAAGTAGTTAACGATTTGGCTTTTTCTTTTAATTTACCATTTTTAAAATCAATTCCTCTACTTGCTTGAGCTTTAACAATTCTTTGCGCTTCTTCTAAAAGAGTAGGAATAAAACGCAGAGCAATAGAAATAATTGTGGCAATTATATGAGTTGGTATAAAAAGAAATTTTAAAGGTCAAAGTAAATCTTCAATTGCTTTAGTAAGCATAATTGGTTTAGTAGTAATAACTAAGATAGTGGTTGTTAAAATCATTATATAGATTCTTAACATTAATGCAAGTGTACGCGCAATTTGCGGATAGGTAAAACCAAATCATTCCTCGTTAGATTTTTTATAAAATACTAACCATATATAATCCATCCTATTAGGATTACTTACAGCATCACTTTGTGCATCAGCTGCTGTAAGGTTAATTTTCATTGTATATATATTTACAAAATACAAAATAAAAGCTACTAATAAGGGCATTTTCATTAACTTTATTAGACCATAAAAACTTTTAGTAGCAACTAAATAAGCAATGACAATAGGAACTAAAATAATGAGCAAACTAATAAAATAATTAGTAAAAAAAACTGTAACAATAATGATTAAGTTAATTATTAGTTTTAATCTAGGATCAAGTTTATGGATAAAACTATTTACTGCTAAATACCGTCCAATTGTAAAATTATTCATTATCAGTCTCTTTTCGTTTTCTATTTAAAAAATTAGCTAGTTCTTCTATTGAAGTAATTTTAGGAACTCTCATTCCTCTTTCTTCTAATTTGCTTACAAAAGCTAATAATTTTGGTGGTTCCATTTCGTTTTCTTTTAAAAACTTAGTATCTCTTAAAATATCATAAGTATCGCCATCTTTAACAACTGTTCCATCTTTAAAAATAATTACTCTTTTAGTTTCTTCTAAAACATTATCTAAATCATGCGTTACGATTATGATTGTTTTGCCCATTTGATTGAGTTTTTTAAAAATATTCAATATTTCTCTAACACCAACTGGATCTAACCCAGCTGTTGGTTCATCAGCTACTAAAATATCTGGTTCCATTGCAAGAATTCCTGCTAATGCAACTCTTCTTTTTTGCCCTCCAGATAAATCGAAAGGAGATTTTTTCAAGTATGAATCGTCTAATCCAACTAAATTTAGGTATTTCTTTGCTCTTAATTTAGCGTCTTTTTTACTTATTCCAAATGATTTAGGACCGAAAATAATATCTTTTTCAATTGTTTCTTCGAATAATTGATATTCAGCAAATTGAAAAATAATTCCAAGGCGTTTTCTTATATCTTTTGCTTGAGGAAATTTTTTTCTTCAAGTATTTTTTAAAATTACATTATCCTGAAAATCTTCACTAACTTTAGTTTTCTTTTTAGAGTTTTTATCTTTAATTTTAATAATTCTTGAATTAATGAAAGATCATTCAATTTCACCTGAAGTAGGAATCAATAAACCATTCAAATGTTCAACAAAAGTTGTTTTTCCAGAACCCGTTTGACCTATTATTCCTATGTATTCTCCTTGACCTATCGACAAATTAATATTATTTAAAGCTCTAAAAGCTAATGGAGTTTTAGGCAAAAATATATGTTCCAAATTACGTATGTTTATTTGCATAATTTTTCTAAAAGCTCCTTTTCATCATATGTAGGTTCTATTCCATAAATTTTTTCACTTAATCTATAAATAAAAGGCGAATCAATTTTTGCTATTTCGATAATTTCCTTATTCTTAAGAATTTCTTTTGGTTCACCACTTGCTATTACTT encodes the following:
- a CDS encoding energy-coupling factor transporter transmembrane component T family protein — encoded protein: MNNFTIGRYLAVNSFIHKLDPRLKLIINLIIIVTVFFTNYFISLLIILVPIVIAYLVATKSFYGLIKLMKMPLLVAFILYFVNIYTMKINLTAADAQSDAVSNPNRMDYIWLVFYKKSNEEWFGFTYPQIARTLALMLRIYIMILTTTILVITTKPIMLTKAIEDLLWPLKFLFIPTHIIATIISIALRFIPTLLEEAQRIVKAQASRGIDFKNGKLKEKAKSLTTLIIPLFVTSFAKAEDLANAMETRGYDPYAKRTKYRHLVWNWRDYLIFLFVILIVIFIIISQIDSLNILPKWYIATFSNF
- a CDS encoding energy-coupling factor transporter ATPase, whose product is MQINIRNLEHIFLPKTPLAFRALNNINLSIGQGEYIGIIGQTGSGKTTFVEHLNGLLIPTSGEIEWSFINSRIIKIKDKNSKKKTKVSEDFQDNVILKNTWRKKFPQAKDIRKRLGIIFQFAEYQLFEETIEKDIIFGPKSFGISKKDAKLRAKKYLNLVGLDDSYLKKSPFDLSGGQKRRVALAGILAMEPDILVADEPTAGLDPVGVREILNIFKKLNQMGKTIIIVTHDLDNVLEETKRVIIFKDGTVVKDGDTYDILRDTKFLKENEMEPPKLLAFVSKLEERGMRVPKITSIEELANFLNRKRKETDNE